Genomic segment of Leopardus geoffroyi isolate Oge1 chromosome B2, O.geoffroyi_Oge1_pat1.0, whole genome shotgun sequence:
TCATATGatatctattttattattcataatcAAATGGCATCATACCTTTTAATCACATACGTAAAAGTTACAGACATAAGCTATCTCTACAAATTATGATTAATCACACAAAGAATCACAATAAATGTTATTGACTTGTAATTAAGCTCtatgttttgaattttctattttatttaaataaaagagatatATACATGCAGTGGTTATGAATAAAATTCACCAGGGAAATATGATTCCTTTTCCAAATAATAGGAATTTGAATATTACCATCACTGAATCAAGTCAATATAGGAATACATTTCAAGATAAAACAAACTTAAGATAAATACATTAGAGTTGGCTCTAACAACAGCTTAAATCCTGAAGCAATATTGATTTATACACAAATAGAATTTCATTTGAATGACTTTTAGTgtgagatatatatttttcaaggCAAAATCCTGTTCAGAGAAGAATGCTAGCTGTGTTTGTCTTGCCTTTTCTGAGTCAATCATGAAATCGCTTGATGAACCAGCTGAGCAATAGtaagaatgagaaaattatttttctgccctGCTCCATAGAGATAGCAAGGTAAGTTCTTTCCAGGTAGTGAGTTGAATGGCTGAAATCACAGTGTCATTTCCTGCTTCATGCTGTTCCCATTTAGTAAAATAGAATTGGTCACCACGTTCTTAGCATTGCTTTTCAGAGATGTCATACGCACTGCAGAAGAGCTGAGAAGGTAGCTCGTTGGTCTCTCTTGATAGGACTTCCTCCCACAACACAGCTGGCTATTGAAATGCCTCCTGAAGCTTTCGCTGAGTAGATAGAGAGCAAATGGATTGACACAAGAATTGCAAAAGCTCAGAACTCGGGCAACTAAGGTGACAATCATGTGGCCTAGAGATGAGTCAATCTCATTATAGTTGAAAGACCTATACATGTAGAGAATGTGATTTggaaaccagcagaagacaaagCAACCCACAAAGACCAGCACAATTTTAGCCAGGCGTTTCCGTGTTTCCATCTGCAAATACAAGCAAACAGTCCCTTTGGTTAAAAtgaaaagggaggggcgcctgggtggctcagtcgcttgagcatctgactttggctcaggtcatgatctcacagtccgtgagttcgagccttgcgtggggctctgtgccgacagctcagagcctggagcctgtttcagattctgtgtctccctctctctctctgaccctcccctgttcatgctctgtctctctctgtctcaaaataaataaataaataaatgttaaaaaaataaaatgaaaagggaaccATCAACATGAGAAACATTGTGCAAAAGAAGTGAAACTTACCATAGCATGCAAATGcatcccaaaatacaaaaactattTTCCTCAACAAAGTGATGATTTTAACAGTTTGACAAAGCTTATTTTGGTCACTATGctctttcattaaatatatttagcaATATGATTTTAAGCGtatatggaatttaataaacaaaacagaagaacatacaggaaagggaaaaagagaaggaggcaaaccataagagactcttgatgacagaaaacaaactgagggttaatggagggaggtgggcaagggatgggctaaatgagtgatgggtattaaggagggcacttgtgatgagcactgggtgccatatgtaagtgatggatcactaacttctactcctgaaaccaatactatactatatgctgactagaatttaaataaaaacttgaaactaactaaataagtaaataaaataaaattatttgacagCTTATGTAAGACCAGATGATAAATTACTAATAAATGGCTATGTCTTCAAGCTAAACTGTGACCTATAAAAACTCTTTCTTTTAACTACTTTCCTGTTGCTAAAGTCTTATTGTGTTCACTTTAAACATTAATCATTTCTGTTTGTATTAAATCCACTGAATTAATGAACCACAAAATATATTCGGTATTAGATTTTGTTTAAATCAGGGTAATTGAAATAAAGCATGACTTTTTAAATccttattaaacacacacacaaacacccacacagacacacaaacaaaactTGAGATTTCAACTTCTGACTCACATAAATCAAAACCATCTGACATAACTGTCAATCCTATAAGTATTAACTGTTagattacctttaaaaataaaagtacattttctttcttttcgtaAACTTTACATACTGTGTTTACTGTTTTATAGGAAACTCTTCAGGAATGTGATAAAGAGACAAAATTCAAATATTGGACATATATCTCTTGTAAtctaaaaattgttttccaataTGTAGAGTTCAAGGTTTAGCTCGTATTTGTCTcacttgtttaaatatttaaatacggCAACATGAGTATGAAAACTTAGTTTATCAAAAGATATTGATAGGAGGCAAAATGATATATTCTGGGCTAAAACTACTGGTAGTCGAGTAGAACATACCAAAACTGGAAAGGTTTACAATCCAAACATAACTGGTATTGGGGGGTAGTAGTGAGTGGCGACGGGGGCAACAAATAAAGGTGCAGTAAAGAGGAGGAACGACAAATGCTGTGGTCCAGATGTATCCCAGCGGCATGAGTTAAGCAACTTGACTGTAagataaatgtgaaatttatattacaaagcagtgtCTACACTAACAGGTGGAGGTTGGGTGGAAGAATTTCATGCCAGTCTGTGTCTGGAGACACACAGGCAGGCCATCAGCACTGAGATTACTTCTCAGCAGATATCAAGCCCCGTTACCCAGCCAGGGTTTATAAGTCCCAATAGAAAACTCACAAAACACAAGGCAGAactaaagccatttaaaaaaataaaataaaagtggaggTTGGAAGGTGGGAGGAActcaattttagaaaacaaagcaaaaactcaAATACCCAAATTGAGATACAATTTGGATTACAGGGCAAAGGAAAAAGTGCAGTGAGTCTATGAACTGGATTTTTTGGCTACCATGAGgctagatatttatttttactcaccTATCTACgtatctatttattaatttattttaaagtctatttattttgagagagagagaaccagcggggcaggggcagagagagagggggagagaggatcgaAAGTAGGCTCTGCCTTGACTGCagggagccctatgcagggctcacactcacaaactgtgagatcaggacctgagctgaattcggacacttaagtgactgaacctcccaggtgccccacgatgcTAGATATTTAGATAATGAATGTATTAATTTATCTAACAACTATTTTAATGATTGGTTGATTTTTTAGCTTTCAAAAAAGATGTGGATCTCTGATTCTGATGGTCATCAATAAATAGAGGTTACCTTCCATGCAAGAAACCCTTCCAGATTCTGCTGTTGCTGAAGTGTGCAAAGCCCCAGACTGTGCCTCCAACTACAGCCCAGCAAATTTTAATGATCCGCCATTCAACTTGCCTTTAACTTGGTGAAGGACACCCATCATATCCCTGTACCTACAGAACCTTTTGGAAGAGGTTCTTCgctaaaaatacacaaatgcacAACTTGAAACTGTCCCACTAGAACaatatttccatctctttgtgGATTAACACAACTGGTTTTACCTTAAGTTAGTATCTCTGAGTATTTTCTAAGGAAGAAAGACTACATAAGGTGcatactgtaatttttaaattaatagataaTTTTTATAGGAAAAGCTATAATGTTGAGTTAGAGAAAGTGCAACTTCAGCATCAACCACCTCTTGATCACTCTCACCTTTGTTCTCTACCTTCTGTTCCCAGAGCCCCATTCTGGCATCCTACCAAACCTCATCCCCAGATCCTAGGTCCTTTCCTGATGAATCCTTGTCCCAGACTTTCTGTCATCCTTAATGGGCTAATGGGAGAATAgacaataattaaataaatttatagttAATTTTCTGGTTTATTATGTTGTTTTTTGCATGAACATTTGCTGGTAAGGAAAAGCCTTCAAAGACATTAAATTTTAATAGTTGTAGGCCCACATGGCAGATACGCTGGACCTCAGTGGGCTTTTACAAAGCTCTGACATAGCCACATACTGGAgatgccctcccctcctcctcccaccccaacaTCTCTTCTAGTTCAGGCTAATGCTTGTGCCAGTGCCCTGTGATTCTGTTCTAACCATTCATGGTATTGAGAACCCATGCCATAGAACAGCAGACAGCAGTTATTGCATCTgacccacacacccccacccacacacctAACAAGCTTACCTGTTTTTTGGTATGTTCATTGTATTCTCCAGGAAGATTATGTGCACTTTTAATTAAGGTCTTTGCAATATGATAATAATAAACGCTAATAATAGCAAGTGGTATGAGGAAATAGACCAAGAAGATGAGCACTGAATGAATCTTTGGGTGTAATTCATCCGTCTGAGGGTAGGGTACACACGCCGTGAAGCTGCCATTTTCAACGCCCTCAATTCGCGTCACTTCCGAAAACACGGCTTCCGGAAGCGCCAGCAGCACGGAGACCGCCCAGATCCCCACCACCTTGACGCAGGTCCACAGCAACGCCCGGGACGTCTGGATGTCCATGGGGTTGACGATGGCTCTGTACCTGGGAAGACAACATGACTCACATTACtctcttagaaagaaaaatgtaaaggagaaagaggaaggaagggaaggaaggaaggaaggaaggaaggaaggaaggaaggaagggacagagagatccTACTGGCTGAGAGAGAGGTGCTAAAACTCTGTTATTCCCTAGCTGTTTTGCAGTATATGGAATACTTAAAATCTCTGATGTCTGTCTACAAGACATTCCATAGCTTATTAACACAGAAGAcggagaaaggaaaagattttaaattgtCATTCCCCAAATTCCATTAATTTGCTTACctcttttgcaagtatttttctaAATCACACATAGTACAAGTATCATCAGTTATTGAATATTTtcgtttttttttcatttaaatcactGCATTTTCAAAAAACTATCACTGCTATAATTGCAATAATAGACAGAAaccctaaaatataaaatgtctacAAAATAATGTTACCAACTTCTATTTTGCTGCTCTTCACCTTCTGTGACttagtctttttttccctaagggCATTAGTAAGCCTTAAAGACTGGGATTTTCTCCATAATTCGATCATAAGAACTGAAAGAACTGAAGATGAAATAACATCCTGTCTTTGTAGCTGAAATTTGTTGACACCTCATGAAAGCCTCTCTCTTCCTATATAACACCATCATAATGGTAAAGGAACCACACTCCAGGACACAAGGGCTTAAAGAATATAAACAGCTAACTCAATCACACACTTTAGGGTGATCATAatgcaaacaaaccaaaattatATGTGAACAtcaagttatttatatttttctgaaagtaTTTCAGGTTATAGGACACCTAGGAGGTTAACATGAtacagtaaaaaattattttagtcaaACAAACCTGAGCCATTTTCTTAACTCTAATATCCTTTGGAAAAATCACTTAAggtctttttcttcatctgtaaggtggggataaaaacatttttctcaaagttttgtgataaaaaaaaatggagagactaCCTATTACTGTGCCTGCCAACTAGCAGATACTAACCATGCCATGACTCTATACCTTCTCCTTATTTACAGTTGATTTAGAATGCTGTTCTAAAAATTCAGAATACTTCAAGCAACAGAACAAGCAGATAAGGTCCGAGGTTCTGTAAAGATGTTTCCCATTGCCCGGAAGAGAGAAACAGCTCCTGGCCTCAATACCTCTCTGAGGGgaccctctctttcttcttcctgatttGTGTCAAGCATCATTCCCAGACcctcaatcagagaaagacagtttgCATTTTGATCGAGAGAGTCTACTCCTGTATACCAGGACACATATAAAACTTAAAGTAGAGCAACAGCAAAGGGCCTCAACACCAAATTAAAGTAGCGAACATACTGCATTTGTTTCACCTAGACTTTGCACGTAGCAGAAAAAAGTAGGCATgtgtttcccaccccccccacttcTGCTTAATTACATGTTCAGAAGAAAGTAAAAGTCGAATTACAATCGGTAACTAGAATtagctgtttttttctgtttctttttaatgtttattagctTAATACATTCAAAgaggtggggttttttgttttgttttgtttttaatcagacaACACTAAGAGCCtgtaaagaataagaaaagcaggacctgatttcatttcaggtcctGCTCCTGAGTGGAACCAAATTTCATATCATTACCTCCATATGTCTAAGAAATGTCCTTCTGCCACTATCTCCTGAATTAAATATTGTAGACATTTGCTCTTGACATCCTATTACGGAAgttgaagattttctctcttaTGTACTTCTATCTCTCCCATTACCAACTTCCTAattcagtaaattatattaaatgtttataaaatagcCACTAGATTGTTATTATGACCAACCAAATATCTCTTACTGTAGAATTAAgtaatatattgttttctttcctaaacgTGTCTTCGATTTACCTACAGTTGCTACTTGATCTTTTTTTGGCATAATTTTCCCTGTACCTGAATTTACTTCTTTCTAACTGTTTTTTTACCACTGTGCTTTATAATTGGAGTCTCAGTACTTGAATCTAATTCCTCCTTCACTTTATCAAGCTCATCTCCACCTTCTTATTGGTTTTACTTTCTAAGATGATTTATTAGCCTTAGTGTCCattctttcttataattttttttatttccaccattagatttttaaatgtgtttttcagttttattttgagagagagaatatcccaagcaggctccacatttcgTGTGGAGTCCAATGGTGGGCTCGacaaccctggatcatgacctgagctgaaactaagagtcagatgatcaactgactgagccacccagtcagtgGTCCCTCTGCtatcatatatttaatttctagaaGTTCTTGTTTTGCAAGTGAATAGATAATTAGAAGAAACTGTTCCCTTTATGGATTCAAGTAACTATATTTTAGTAccaatatacattattttcacttgtggattcatttttttcttttttcatgttcagatatctctctttgccttttttttttttttttggcattaattACAATGATGTTATTGGAAttcacagaaatataattaaatcagatttttaagCAAACCAAAAATGAATCAGTAcacttaaagatatttatttggtGGTGTGTTTGCTTGGCTTCTTTATGCTGGAATTTCTCCTCAAAAGTTAGGTATCTACTACCTCCCAGTTCCTATTGAAGATCAAAGTGCCTAAAAAGCCGATCGCAAATTCTTTTGTACgcagaggagatggagaaagagcagggaagttttggggggtgatggttaccaaaaattaatcaattaacTAGCCTTCCTTGTTATGTTGTCAGAAAACTCAAAGAATATTCCGAACTTTCTTTTGTGGacttaaaaaggaggaaaacgtCACTCCCCTATTCCCATTCCCACCTTATCTCTAAGCACATAAACAGAAAGCATGTTGGGGAAACTGCAAAGAGGAATGGAAGTTATAACTCCTTCATGGTAATAACATTGCCAATAGCATGCCGCTAACATTGTAATAACAGAGCTGTAGCAACAGCTCTTGGATTCTTGGTTTAGGGGAAGTAAGAAACCTAGTTGGAGTGTAAGGAAGGGGTAGAGAAGGCCTTTTCGACAGGGACAGTTCTTAGCCATGTCCtgcaggaaagggaaataaacttTGGATCTTCTTGTAAATGATATACATTTGCTAGAAAGGGGAGTATTGACAATTCTATAAAGCTGGAAATTATAGTTTAAAGCAACAGATTAGTGAGGCATCAATATTAGTCCTTAACCATGGTTTATAATTGTCAGAGAAGAAGGTTTACACCAGTGTTTCATGTGCATCTTTGAAAGGATAAAAGGTAAAACAATACAGAGCAAATATGGACATGTTTAAtcatcc
This window contains:
- the NMBR gene encoding neuromedin-B receptor, with product MPPKSLCNLSQTAGANQSGFVPGVSEGDLLAAADGTSAKFAIRCAIPSLYLLIIAVGLLGNIMLVKIFMSNSAMRSAPNIFISNLAAGDLMLLLTCVPVDASRYFFDEWMFGKVGCKLIPVIQLTSVGVSVFTLTALSADRYRAIVNPMDIQTSRALLWTCVKVVGIWAVSVLLALPEAVFSEVTRIEGVENGSFTACVPYPQTDELHPKIHSVLIFLVYFLIPLAIISVYYYHIAKTLIKSAHNLPGEYNEHTKKQMETRKRLAKIVLVFVGCFVFCWFPNHILYMYRSFNYNEIDSSLGHMIVTLVARVLSFCNSCVNPFALYLLSESFRRHFNSQLCCGRKSYQERPTSYLLSSSAVRMTSLKSNAKNVVTNSILLNGNSMKQEMTL